In the Flavobacterium sp. 90 genome, AATACATTTATCTGCAGTATGATTATAATCCCACAGAAAAATTAAATATTCTTGCAGGATTCAGATATGATAATCATAGTGAATATGCATCTCAGCTAAGCCCAAAATTAGCAGTAAATTATAGATTTAATACTAATTTTTCTCTTAAAGGTTCAGTAGGTTATGGTTATAAAGCACCAGATTTCCGTCAGTTATATTTCGATTTTACAAATCCATCAGTAGGATATACTGTTTTGGGATATAATGTAGCCGAAGCTCGTTTAAATGAATTTGAAAGTCAGGGTCTTCTTTCTTCTAGAGTAGCGGGAGTAAATTTCGATCAACCACTAAAACCGGAAAGTTCGATCAATTTTAATTTTGGAGGATATTATAGAAAAAATAAACTTAAAATAGAGCTAAATGCTTTCTACAATTCGATTAGCGATTTAATTGATACAGGCGTAGTTGCTGCAAAAAAGAGTGGTCAAAACATATTTAGCTACTTCAATTATAGCAAAGTTTTTACCTATGGTTTAGAGTTTAATTCTACTTATAATTTTACCAAAGACTTTTCGGCTTCGCTTGGATACCAATTTTTAACTGCCAAAGACAAATCGGTTGTTGATAATTTTGAGGAGCATCAATACATTCGAAATTCGGATTTGCAAACCATTAAAATTGATAAATCTGATTATTTCGGGTTGTATAACAGATCAAAACATACAGCCAACGTTAAATTTGGTTATACCATTCCGTCAATAAAAGCCGATGTCAATTTGCGTGTTCTATATCGAAGCAAATACGGATTATTTGATACTAACGGAAATGGAATTCTAGACAAATATGACAATTTTATAGGGGATTATTTTATCGCAAACCTATCGGCCTCAAAATATATTATGGATAAATTCATGCTTCAGGCAGGAGCTAATAATTTATTTAACTACACAGATCCTAGCCAAATTCCGAGTTTGGCAGGAAGACAGCTTTATGCACGAATTCAATATAATTTCTAAATCAACAATTATTTAAATACCATTATTATGAAAACAAATTTTTTTAAACTTTCGCTTTTAGTATTAGTACTTTTTACTGCATCTTGTAGCAGTGATGATGATAAAAACACAACTCCTGAAGTAGTTGTAACAACAAAAGTATCTGACCTTAATGCTCCACAATCAGGTGGTCAAGGGCAGCCAGTTACTGGTGCATATACAAAATTCAGCTTTTCTGAAAATAAAGTTGTTACTAATGACAATTGGGATATCGCTTTTCGTGGAACGTTTATTATTGTAAACGGAGGAGCAAAAGTCAATGTTGATGATGCAGGTGAACCGGCAAGAACTGGATCAGGAGCTATTAGTATTGTTTCTAATACTTTTGCGGCTGTAACAGCATTTCCGGCAGCAGCTACTTTTAAACAAGATGCAGCTACTGTTTACGCAATTCCTGGAGTAAGCGGACAAGGATGGTA is a window encoding:
- a CDS encoding HmuY family protein; amino-acid sequence: MKTNFFKLSLLVLVLFTASCSSDDDKNTTPEVVVTTKVSDLNAPQSGGQGQPVTGAYTKFSFSENKVVTNDNWDIAFRGTFIIVNGGAKVNVDDAGEPARTGSGAISIVSNTFAAVTAFPAAATFKQDAATVYAIPGVSGQGWYNYANTIISPIAGKVIVVKTHDGKYAKFEILSYYKGAPVTPTAESTSRYYTFNFAYQANSTTTF